CTAATTATTAAATCACAAAAAATATTAATTTCATGGAAGAAAACACGTTCATCTTCACGGACGGCGCCGATCCTAAAATGATTGAAGCTTACCAAAAAGCGCAGGATACTTTTAAATATTTCTGGAGAGAACTGTCCTGGGAATACAGAAGAATAATTCCGGCGATGAGCCTTGCCTGTGTAAAAACTTCTTTTTCTGAAAAACATCCCGAAACCGGAGAAGAAACCGTTGAACATATGTGGATCAATGATATTGATTTTAATGGAGATACCGTGAAAGGCTACCTCATTAATGAACCCAATAATCTTAGCAGTATTCAGGCAGGTGATTATTTTGAAATTCCTTTGAATGAGATCAGCGACTGGCTTTTCGCAATGACGCCACCTGCTAAAAAACCCAAAGGTCTTTCCAAATTATTTTCGTCTTCAGAAGAGCGGATTCCAAAAGCATACGGAGGATTTACAATTCATAAAATGCGCGCCGATATGAAGTCTGACCAAGAAATCCAAGAGCACGATGCCATGTGGGGGCTTGATTTTGGAGATTTTAATCATATTGAAGTGGTTTACGAGCAAACGGAACATCCTGAAAACCTGACTGAACATCCGATGAGCAAGAATATGAAGGAAAGTTTTATTACTTTTTTAAAAGATTATCCGAATGAACTGACAAATGTAGATGATGAAGGATTATCAATGCTCCATAGAGAAACCATTGCCGGAAATCTAAGCTCTGTAGAAGTTCTTCTGGAATCCGGTGCTGATAAAGATTTAAAAACAAACAACGGAAAAACAGCTTTAGATTACGCTAAACAGCTGAATTGGGAACATCTGATCCCTATTTTGCAGAATTAACAATATGTGGAGAAGCTTTCAGGTTTCTCTTTTTTGTTTATTGAAAAATTAACATCAACCATTCATAATTACAATACATTTTTCTTTATTTTAGCAGTCTTAAAAAAACACTATCTTAAAATGATAAAATTCTACAACCAGCATTCTTCAATTTTCTAAATTTAAATAATCATATATCAATAATCATGAGAAAACTTTTATTTTCTGCTGCTCTATTCACAGCGAGCCTATCTTTTGGACAAATCACCTTGGAACACACCTTTCCTCAGGATGAAATTTTTGCAAATTACAGCAATGATACCGAGCTATATTACTGCTCTCAGAATGAAAATACACCATCTATCAAAATTTACAATTCTGATTTCGCTCTTTTAAAAACATTAAATCTAACGATACCTACAGGCTATACCTATACTTCTTTCCCTGAAGATTATCAATATCCTATTTCCAAGTATTTATTCAATACAAATGACAAACTGGAGTTTATCGTATTCTACCAAAATCTCAATGGCCCGGCAAGTAAAATGCAGATCATTGATGAAGATGGAATCATTATTAAAGATTTTCCCGGAGAATACAGAATGGAATATCTTAAAATCTACCATGACCCTATTGACAATGTGAATAAATTACAGGCTCGTAACGAAATTACAGCGCAAACAGAAGTTTATACTCTACCTACTTCTGTGCTTGCCAATAAGGAAATTATGAATGCCAAAAATAAGTTAGTAGCATTTCCAAATCCTGCAAAAACTACTTTAAAAGTTACAAATCCTAAGAACAACTTTAATAAAGTAGAAGTTTTTGATGTTACGGGAAAACTGGTTTTAGCTCAATCTTTTTCCAACAGTGAAGAAACAATTTCTTTACATGTCGAAAACCTTACTACAGGAAATTATATCTATAAAATTGGTAATTTAAGTTCAAAATTTATTAAAGAATAAGATTCTGATATTAAGTTTAAACAGGTTTATTAATAACAATCAAAAGAGAAGCTTTAGAGTTTCTCTTTTTGTTTTTTACCAAATGGCAAATGTTGATAAATAATCTTTGCTTAAATTGCGTATATGAAAGAATTGTTTGATTTTATCCTGAGATTCGGGAACCTGAACCCACAACAGAAGGATTTCATTGCCAGTAAAGCAACAGAATTAACACTTTCCAAGGAAGAATATTTTTCTGAAGCCGGAAAAGTGGCCAAACAGGTAGGATTTGTGATTGAAGGAATTCTTAGAGTCTGTTACTATAACAATAAAAGTGAAGAAATCACCAAATATTTTATTGAAGAGAACAATCTGGTGGTAGATCTTGAAAGTTTTGATAATCAAATTTGTTCAAGTGCCTATGTCCAGGCCGTAACAGATTGCAAGATGGTTGTTTTTCAAAGAAAAGACTGGCTGGAATTATTACAAACCATTGTAGGGTTTGATGCCATTGTTCATAAAATTATTTCACGAGCTTTGATTCAGAAAGTGGAAAGAAGAAGTCCATTGGTTTCGGAAGATGCGACAACGCGGTATTTGAAATTTTTAGAGATCTATCCTACAGCGGTCAACAGAATTCCGCTTTCATATGTTGCCTCTTATCTGGGCGTGACGCAATCTTCCTTAAGCAGAATCAGGAAGAATATTACATTGTAGGAAGCTGAGAGATGGAAGCTGGAAGTTCATTAACAGCGCAAAAATACACCGTCTTTATTAAACCTCCCTCTTCCATCTCCCAACTTACAGCCAAAAAACTCTCTTTTTGTCAAATGGCAAATGCCACCTTGTTTTATTGACGGAATTTTACATCATCAATTTAAAATAAGAAAATGAAAACAGTACTTATTACCGGAGCCAACAGAAGTATTGGTCTGGAAACCGCAAAGCAACTTTCAGAAAAGGGATTATTCATTTATTTAGGAAGCCGAGATCTTGCAAAAGGTGAAGAAGTCGTAAAAGATTTAGTTGAAAAAGGATATCAAAATATTAAAGCAATTGAAATCGACGTTACCAACCCAGAATCAATTTCAAAAGCAAAAAATAGTATTGAAAACGAGAAAGAAAAATTAGATATTCTGATCAATAATGCAGGAGTGTTAGGTGCTATTCCTCAAACCGCGACCGAAGGTTCCGTAGAAAATATCAGAGAGGTTTTTGAGACCAATTTCTTTGGAGTTATCAATGTTACTCAGGCATTTTTAGATTTGCTTAAAAAATCGGACAGTCCGAGAATCAGTAATATTACTTCAGGATTGGGTTCCTTAACACTACACAGCGATCCGAAATGGAAGTATTATCATGTGAAAAATGCTGCTTACGGACCCTCAAAATCCGCATTGAATGCTTATACCATCGTTCTTGCGTATGAATTAAGAGATTTGCCTTTCAAAGTAAATGTCATCGACCCCGGTTATACGGCCACCGATTTCAACGGCCATAACGGACCAGGCTCTGTAGAAAGTGCAGCCTCTTTTATCATCAAACATACATTAACCGGTGAAAATGCCCCCACCGGACAGTATTTCAGTAATGATATTGAGGATGAAATTGGAATTAGCCCTTGGTAGTTTTTCAAGGCTATTTTATAAAAGAGAGACTTTCGGGTTTCTCTTTTTTTATTGAAATTTCACTCAATGCCACACTACATTTTTTCGAGAAGCTTTTATAAATACAGAAAGTTGCCAGAGTAGCTCCGACAACTTTCATTAATATATTAGAATTGTTAAATCTTTATTTAATTGTAAAACTACAATTCATTTTGTACAACAAGGCCTTGAGAAGCATTAATTTCTGCTTGTGGAATTAGCCATGTCCATCTCTTATCTCCAGCAGGTACTGTACTTAAATTATTCGTAACCGAAGACACATGATTTGCACCAGTCCTGTCCAAAGGTAGGTCTAGTCTTTTTAAATCCAGAAATCTAAAACCTTCACCCCAAAGTTCTAATCTTCTACTCGTAAGAACTTCAGTTATGTAGTTGGCTCCAGTTGTTGTAGCTCCGGTATAGGAAGGATTTCTATTTTTTGTAAATTCGTTAAATACTACTTTAGATTCGGCCTCTCTACCATCTTTAGCTAATGCTTCTGCTTCTATCAGATACATTTCCGCAGATCTCATAAACGGAATATCTCCTAAACTTGTATCACTGTCTATATTTCCGGTATTATCTACAGAAAGAAACTTTTTGGAAGTATAAGGAAATAAATTAAAGGTAGCGGGCAGATTTAATTCTGGATGCTCACCTGTAGGATCTATAAGCTGAGTTCTAACGTCCGTTGTAGGAAATTTTGAGTACAACAAATTATTTACGACCTTAGGTGCCTGTCTTATCTGTGTTGAATTATAATTTCTAGACATATACGCCATAAAATTACCAAAGAAATCAGTAGTAGCTTCAGTCGGTTTATATCCCCAAATCCATTCTGAAATATCATAAGAATTAAAACCTGACATATATTCCGCATTACTCATCAGATTAAAACCTTGTCTCGCTTGTTTTGCATAAGTTGCTGCATTAGAATATTTGCCTTGTACTAAAGCAACTCTCGCCATTAATCCTCTTACTACATTCTCATTAAAATGAGACTTATTAGTTCTTGATTTCCCAGATAAAAGAGTATAAGCATTTTCTAAATCTGAATTAATAGATGTATAAACCTCTTCGACAGAAGATCTAGGTATTGGATTCCAAGAATTATCAAGTCTCAAAGGTACACCTAGCTGTGAATTTGTAGTCCCCGCCACATATCTCTTCGCATAAATCTGAGTAAGCATAAAATACGAAAATGCTCTGAAAGCATATGCCTCACCCATCACCTTATCTTTATCACTCTGTGCAGCAACAACATTCGGTGTAGCCTTTAAAATAATATTCGCAATTCTTATCTGTCCATAATAAAAATCATAAGGATAAAATAAATTACTCGAAGTTGCATTATTACTATCCAGCCATCTCAGAGTAGATACAAACCAGTTATTTCCTGTAGAAGGAAAAACCATATCTTCTCCCATTACATCCATATAGATCATAACTCCCGTATTTCCATTTTGCCCTTGGCTGGAGTTCTGTCTGTAATACATATTTCTGTGCATTCCATTTAATGCAACCGTAAGATTTTCAATATTTGAAGTTACGAGTTCTTCACTAGCGGACTCTGTAGGGTCCTTTTCTAAATCTTCCCTTTCACATGAAGAAAGAATACTTAACACAGAAAGTCCTGAAATTAAAAGTGTTTTATTATTGATAAATTTCATTTTGATTAAATTAAAAAGTTGTACTTAAACCGAAAGTGATAATTCTTGCCGGTGAATATCTATTGGTAACAGTACCATTGAAAGTAGAATATGGCTCCAGTCCTTTTCTTTTACTTGTTACCCAAAGGTTTTCTCCGCTTACAAATAGTTTTAAGTTGTTAATTCCTACAGATTTTACAATCTCTGGATTAAAATTATATCCTATAGAAGCATTTCTTAACATCAAATAACTAGCATCCACCAACCATCTTGACGAGGCAGCTCCTGAAGCTGTTGCCGTCACAGAATTTAAAACAGGTACATCAGTAATTTGCCCTGGAGTAGTCCATCTATTTTTAACATCAACATGAGAGGCACCACCTTGTGGATAGGCATCCATTAAGCTTGCATAATTAGAATCATAAATCTTACCTCCAATCTGATAATTAAATGAGGCAGCGAACTCCCAATTTCTAAAGTTCAAAGTAGTAGAAAAATTACCAAAAAAATCAGGGATTGCAGAGCCATGATACTCATACTTCGCTTTATTCTGATTAGTCGTTACCAATACTCCATTTACCGTTCGTACATCCGAGGCTGCAGTATTAGGATAAAGATCCTGATCTAAAACAAACAATGGTGATCCATCAGCAGAGTCTACTCCATACCACGATCTCAACCAAAACGCATACATATCCTTACCTACCATTAATTTTTTGGTCCCATTAATAAACTCTTCCTGAGAAAGACGGGTAATTTTATTTTTATATGATGTACCATACACGGAGACCGTCCATTTCAGATTTTGTTTTTTTATAATATCTGCACTTAGGGTAATTTCATAGCCTTTATTCACTAAGTTCCCCACATTTTGATCGATACTATTTCCTGGTATTCCCCCGTTTATAGGTGTTTGAAATGGAAAAAGTAAATCTTTTGTTTCCGAATTGTAATATTCAACAGTACCGCGTACTCTTCTGTTAAGTAATTCAAATTCAACAGCCACATCCGATTGTGCTTTAGTTTCCCAAGTAACAAGTGGATCTCCTACTTTAGTTAATAATACTCCTGGTTCACTGCCATTATTATAATTGAAAGAGAATTGAGTTTGATATGCATAATTGGAATCCAGAGCATCATTACCCACTTCACCATAAGATCCTCTTAACTTTAAAAAATTCAAAAACTTGCTGTCCTTTAAGAAATTTTCTTTTGAAATTACCCACCCTGCTCCTGCAGACCAAAACGACTGCCATCTGACATCCGTCGCAAAACGAGAAGAAGCATCCCATCTTATTGACCCTTCAACAAGATATTTTTCTTCATAATTATAATTGACTCTCGAAAACCAGCTTTCTTTTGTCCTTTCTCTAAGGTAAGAGTTACTCGTTGTATTCTCTATAAAGTTGCCCAGTTCATAAAAATTATCTAGTACCTGATTTCTCTTATAGCCATAAAGATAATCTCTTTTATAACTAAAATTTTCATGACCTCCTAAAACAGTTACTGCATGACTTCCAAAATGCTTATCGTAGGTTAGAATCTGGTTCCATGTAAAATCTCTTGTCAAGTACATTGTTCTGGAAGCAGAACCAATTCCCAATGCATCACCAATTAAATTATTTCCATAGGTCTTATTTAAAGTACCATTAAAATTATAAGCTCCATTAGTCCTGAATTTTAACTCTGGCAACAGTTTAAATTCTGCATACACATTAGATTGAAGGTTGTATCCGTTTGTTCTATCACTATTTAATAAAGTTTCCCAAACAACATTTCTTCCAACAGCAGCATCGGGTCCTCTTAAAGCACCATTATCATATAAAACATTTCCATCAAGATCATATAGTCTTTCTCCTGTTACAGGGTCATGCTGATAAGGACTATAAATAGGTCCCATCCCACGGGTCCATGCATAAGGATTCGCATAAGAAGAATTATTATCAGCACCATTCACCGCAAGCCCCTGATTGGTAATGCTTCCGTTTAAGCTTGTTCCTATTTTAAGCCACTCTCTTACTTGAGAATCTGCATTGATTCTTAAATTTATACGCTCAAAATCTGACTTAGCCACATATCCATCTTCTTTTGTGTACCCTAATGAACTAAATAAAGTACTCTTGTCAGTTCCCCCTGAAAAACTTATGCTGTGATCTTGCCTAAGTCCTACATTTATCAATGGGCTTGCCCAATCAAAATCATTGTACTTTAATCTAGCATCGGGATTGAGCACACCATCAATAACCAATTGATTATTTGCAACATTATACACATTCGTTTTCAAATTTCCTGAAATCAAATTATTTGTTGCCCAAAGATTCGAAGTTGCTAATGATTCAGTAGGAAAACTCGTTCGTCTTCCATTACGCATAGCCTCCCAAGCAAGCACATAATAATCCGCAGGGCCAACTCTATCATATTCCTGCACAAATCTGCTCACAATACCCGTACTTGAACTAAGTGTAAATCGAGAAGAATTCTTTTTTCCTCTTTTAGTGGTTACCATAATAACACCATTTGCAGCACTCGACCCGTAAAGAGCCGTTGAAGAAGCATCTTTCAAAACCGACAAACTTTCAATATCATTAGGATTTAACGAGTTAAGATCTCCGGGAAAAGGAACCCCATCTACAATAATCAAAGGCTCGTTGGAAACAAGATAAGAACCTGTTCCTCTAATTCTGATGGAAGACCCTTCACCAGGCTGACCAGAACCTGCCGCGATCTGAATACCCGCACCTGCACCGTCAAGCGCTTGCAAAACATTGGAAATAGGGCGATTTTCAATCTGTTTAGAATCTACCTGAACATTAGATCCAGTTACAGTACCTTTTTTCTGCGTACCGTATGCAACAATGATCACTTCATCAATATCCTTCGTCTTTGTCCTTGTTGAATCGATCTGTGCCATTACAGATTGGCCTGTAAAAAAAACAACAGCGGTTGATAACACTTTTAATTTCACATTCATATTAACATAATTTAATAAATATTTCATGCAAATATGTTAAATATTCTACAATTACTCAAACTATATTTTAATATTTATTAAAATATGCTAATTAACTAACAAGAAAACAAGTAATTAGAATTTATTATATCTTTTATTAGTAAATTACGAGTCAATTACAAAAGAAATATTAAAAAAGCCCCCTATTTAACACTTAATCAATTAAAATAAAGAGTATTCGTTATTTATTTCGAATAAAAAAAAATAATAATTTCATCCACGATTCGAACACATCCTTCATTGATTGAGCTACTTTTTCCATCTCCTACCTCCTCATCTTTGTACCATCATTTAAAACAAAAAATATTTAAAAATGGAAACAAAAAAAGTATGGTTCGTGACAGGAGCTTCAAAAGGGTTAGGATTTGAATTGGTGAAGAAATTACTATCAGAAGGATTTTATGTGGCAGCAACAAGCCGTAATGTTGATTCTTTAATCTCTGCAATCAGCGAAACTTCAGCGTATTTTTTACCGCTAAACGTAAATATCACCGATAACAATGACGTAAAATCGGCCATTGAAAAGACAGTACAACACTTCGGAAAAATAGATGTGATTGTCAACAACGCAGGTTATGGGCAATTGGGAACTCTGGAAGAACTTACTGATGAGGAAGCAAGAGCCAATTATGAGGTAAATGTTTTCGGAAGCTTAAACGTCATTAGAAACGCGATGCCTTATCTTCGCGAGCAAAAATCAGGTAACATCTTCAATATATCATCAATTGGAGGATATTCAGGGAACTTTCCGGGTTGGGGAATCTACTGTTCTACAAAATTCGCGGTTGCCGGATTTACAGAAGCTTTGGCGGAAGAAGCAAGATTATTCGGAGTTCATGCAACGGTTGTTTATCCCGGATATTTCCGTACAGATTTCTTGAATAAGGATTCTGTGAGAACACCCGCCAATTCCATCAAAGCTTATGAATCTGCAAGACATTCTGAAAGTGCTCACCTTAACGAGATCAACGGAAATCAACCTAACGATCCTGAAAAAGCAGCAGAAGCACTGATTGCAATGAGTAAAGAGCAGAATCCTCCGGTTCATTTTTTATTAGGAATTGAAACTCAAGAATTTTTAAGTAACAAAATCGATGCGATTACTAAAGATGCAAAGGCTTGGGAAAGCCTGACGGTTTCTACAGGGATTTAATTCTATTGAAACTTATTCAAAATTAGAGAGCCTTCGACTGCTTAGAGTTCAGTATGCCCCCCTTGAAAAACTATTCGTCTCTATTACGGCGATTGGGAGTAGCATCTGTCATCCTGAGCCTGTCGAAGGATCTTCTATTCGTATTTCTCTTCAACATTCAAATTAATTAAATAACTTAGCTATTATGAAAGAGACATTTCGTTTTAATTCCATCTCAGATTTTCATGCTTTCTGTAGCCTTCCGAATCCTGAACATCCGTTGATCAGCCTG
The sequence above is a segment of the Chryseobacterium sp. MYb264 genome. Coding sequences within it:
- a CDS encoding DUF2314 domain-containing protein, encoding MEENTFIFTDGADPKMIEAYQKAQDTFKYFWRELSWEYRRIIPAMSLACVKTSFSEKHPETGEETVEHMWINDIDFNGDTVKGYLINEPNNLSSIQAGDYFEIPLNEISDWLFAMTPPAKKPKGLSKLFSSSEERIPKAYGGFTIHKMRADMKSDQEIQEHDAMWGLDFGDFNHIEVVYEQTEHPENLTEHPMSKNMKESFITFLKDYPNELTNVDDEGLSMLHRETIAGNLSSVEVLLESGADKDLKTNNGKTALDYAKQLNWEHLIPILQN
- a CDS encoding T9SS type A sorting domain-containing protein, yielding MRKLLFSAALFTASLSFGQITLEHTFPQDEIFANYSNDTELYYCSQNENTPSIKIYNSDFALLKTLNLTIPTGYTYTSFPEDYQYPISKYLFNTNDKLEFIVFYQNLNGPASKMQIIDEDGIIIKDFPGEYRMEYLKIYHDPIDNVNKLQARNEITAQTEVYTLPTSVLANKEIMNAKNKLVAFPNPAKTTLKVTNPKNNFNKVEVFDVTGKLVLAQSFSNSEETISLHVENLTTGNYIYKIGNLSSKFIKE
- a CDS encoding Crp/Fnr family transcriptional regulator, which produces MKELFDFILRFGNLNPQQKDFIASKATELTLSKEEYFSEAGKVAKQVGFVIEGILRVCYYNNKSEEITKYFIEENNLVVDLESFDNQICSSAYVQAVTDCKMVVFQRKDWLELLQTIVGFDAIVHKIISRALIQKVERRSPLVSEDATTRYLKFLEIYPTAVNRIPLSYVASYLGVTQSSLSRIRKNITL
- a CDS encoding SDR family oxidoreductase — protein: MKTVLITGANRSIGLETAKQLSEKGLFIYLGSRDLAKGEEVVKDLVEKGYQNIKAIEIDVTNPESISKAKNSIENEKEKLDILINNAGVLGAIPQTATEGSVENIREVFETNFFGVINVTQAFLDLLKKSDSPRISNITSGLGSLTLHSDPKWKYYHVKNAAYGPSKSALNAYTIVLAYELRDLPFKVNVIDPGYTATDFNGHNGPGSVESAASFIIKHTLTGENAPTGQYFSNDIEDEIGISPW
- a CDS encoding RagB/SusD family nutrient uptake outer membrane protein, coding for MKFINNKTLLISGLSVLSILSSCEREDLEKDPTESASEELVTSNIENLTVALNGMHRNMYYRQNSSQGQNGNTGVMIYMDVMGEDMVFPSTGNNWFVSTLRWLDSNNATSSNLFYPYDFYYGQIRIANIILKATPNVVAAQSDKDKVMGEAYAFRAFSYFMLTQIYAKRYVAGTTNSQLGVPLRLDNSWNPIPRSSVEEVYTSINSDLENAYTLLSGKSRTNKSHFNENVVRGLMARVALVQGKYSNAATYAKQARQGFNLMSNAEYMSGFNSYDISEWIWGYKPTEATTDFFGNFMAYMSRNYNSTQIRQAPKVVNNLLYSKFPTTDVRTQLIDPTGEHPELNLPATFNLFPYTSKKFLSVDNTGNIDSDTSLGDIPFMRSAEMYLIEAEALAKDGREAESKVVFNEFTKNRNPSYTGATTTGANYITEVLTSRRLELWGEGFRFLDLKRLDLPLDRTGANHVSSVTNNLSTVPAGDKRWTWLIPQAEINASQGLVVQNEL
- a CDS encoding SusC/RagA family TonB-linked outer membrane protein → MKYLLNYVNMNVKLKVLSTAVVFFTGQSVMAQIDSTRTKTKDIDEVIIVAYGTQKKGTVTGSNVQVDSKQIENRPISNVLQALDGAGAGIQIAAGSGQPGEGSSIRIRGTGSYLVSNEPLIIVDGVPFPGDLNSLNPNDIESLSVLKDASSTALYGSSAANGVIMVTTKRGKKNSSRFTLSSSTGIVSRFVQEYDRVGPADYYVLAWEAMRNGRRTSFPTESLATSNLWATNNLISGNLKTNVYNVANNQLVIDGVLNPDARLKYNDFDWASPLINVGLRQDHSISFSGGTDKSTLFSSLGYTKEDGYVAKSDFERINLRINADSQVREWLKIGTSLNGSITNQGLAVNGADNNSSYANPYAWTRGMGPIYSPYQHDPVTGERLYDLDGNVLYDNGALRGPDAAVGRNVVWETLLNSDRTNGYNLQSNVYAEFKLLPELKFRTNGAYNFNGTLNKTYGNNLIGDALGIGSASRTMYLTRDFTWNQILTYDKHFGSHAVTVLGGHENFSYKRDYLYGYKRNQVLDNFYELGNFIENTTSNSYLRERTKESWFSRVNYNYEEKYLVEGSIRWDASSRFATDVRWQSFWSAGAGWVISKENFLKDSKFLNFLKLRGSYGEVGNDALDSNYAYQTQFSFNYNNGSEPGVLLTKVGDPLVTWETKAQSDVAVEFELLNRRVRGTVEYYNSETKDLLFPFQTPINGGIPGNSIDQNVGNLVNKGYEITLSADIIKKQNLKWTVSVYGTSYKNKITRLSQEEFINGTKKLMVGKDMYAFWLRSWYGVDSADGSPLFVLDQDLYPNTAASDVRTVNGVLVTTNQNKAKYEYHGSAIPDFFGNFSTTLNFRNWEFAASFNYQIGGKIYDSNYASLMDAYPQGGASHVDVKNRWTTPGQITDVPVLNSVTATASGAASSRWLVDASYLMLRNASIGYNFNPEIVKSVGINNLKLFVSGENLWVTSKRKGLEPYSTFNGTVTNRYSPARIITFGLSTTF
- a CDS encoding SDR family NAD(P)-dependent oxidoreductase, with the translated sequence METKKVWFVTGASKGLGFELVKKLLSEGFYVAATSRNVDSLISAISETSAYFLPLNVNITDNNDVKSAIEKTVQHFGKIDVIVNNAGYGQLGTLEELTDEEARANYEVNVFGSLNVIRNAMPYLREQKSGNIFNISSIGGYSGNFPGWGIYCSTKFAVAGFTEALAEEARLFGVHATVVYPGYFRTDFLNKDSVRTPANSIKAYESARHSESAHLNEINGNQPNDPEKAAEALIAMSKEQNPPVHFLLGIETQEFLSNKIDAITKDAKAWESLTVSTGI